The Verrucomicrobiota bacterium sequence TCCATCTCGGTGCAGAACATCGGCACCAGCGTGGAAAGAATGTTGGAATGGCGTCCGGCGCGGCGCGTGCCCAGGATGCTCTCGGCCTCATCAATGAAGATAAAGGGCAGATAACCCTGTTTGCGCTTCTCACGCGCCGTCGCAAAGATCTCGCGAACCATCCGCTCCGACTCGCCGACCCACATGTTCAGGATTTCGGGCCCCTTAATGTGCATGAAGAACTGCTGCATGTTCTCGCCGGTTTTTTCGGTGAGTTGGCGCGTCAGGTTGTACGCCGTCGCCTTACCAATCAGGGTCTTGCCGCACCCCGGCGGCCCATAAAGCAGGAAGCCTTTCGGGGTCTGATGGTGGAACCGGGCAAACAGGTCAGCATGCAACAGGGGAAGTTCGATCGCATCCTTGATGGCCGTGAGCGCCGGTTCCTGGCCGCCCACTTTCGTCCAGGGGATCTCGGGTACCGATTCGAGGTAATAATCCTGCGTTTGCGACTGGCTCAAGACCTCGATGGCCACGCGGTAATTCGTGTCTACGCGCACCTCGTCGCCAACTTTGAGATTGGCCTTGAGCAGGTCCTGGGCACGCTGCAGCACAACCGACTGAACGCCGTGCTCGGTGCCCACCCGAAGGCGGTCGCCGCTCAGGATCTCGGTAATTTTTGTTACGGGCCCGCTGAGATCATAGCCCAGATCCCCGACGATCACGTACGCCTCGTTCACGAGTACCCGGGTGCCCTTTTTCAATTTGGCAAGATTGATCCGCGGATCAGCGTTGCAATAATAATCGGAGCCGCCCACGACAATCTGGGCAGTCTCCTTATTAGGGCTGCCGAGGTACGTACCAATACGATTCGCGGGTGAGGTCACCTTTTTGATCACCTCATCGAGCTTTTCGATCGTCTGCCGGGCCTCAGCGATCATCTCTTCCTGCTCAGCCACGCCGGACCGGAGGTCGATCAGTTCACTTCGGATGGGGTTACCCGGAGGAAGGCTCGCAATGAGCCTTTCGATCATGTTAAGCGGTGATGCGGGATCGGAACCAAACCCACCAAAGCCTAGCGCGCTGTCGTCATTCATGTCGTACTTCTTAGTCACTCCGCTCCTCGAGTATAATCGGATTCGATTCGTCTAGCAAACCTTCGGCGTTTGGGGGAGCTATTTCTGTCACACGGACGGCACAACGACAGAGTTCACACGGCGAACACGGCGAGCCACGGCGACCACGGCGGGAAGAGGGGGAAAGAGTTCGGCGTTCGGGGCTCGGAGTTCGGAGGCGTCGTAGAACCGGGTCCGATCTTCCCCGAAGGTCGCGCTCACCCGGCGGAAA is a genomic window containing:
- a CDS encoding AAA family ATPase; its protein translation is MNDDSALGFGGFGSDPASPLNMIERLIASLPPGNPIRSELIDLRSGVAEQEEMIAEARQTIEKLDEVIKKVTSPANRIGTYLGSPNKETAQIVVGGSDYYCNADPRINLAKLKKGTRVLVNEAYVIVGDLGYDLSGPVTKITEILSGDRLRVGTEHGVQSVVLQRAQDLLKANLKVGDEVRVDTNYRVAIEVLSQSQTQDYYLESVPEIPWTKVGGQEPALTAIKDAIELPLLHADLFARFHHQTPKGFLLYGPPGCGKTLIGKATAYNLTRQLTEKTGENMQQFFMHIKGPEILNMWVGESERMVREIFATAREKRKQGYLPFIFIDEAESILGTRRAGRHSNILSTLVPMFCTEMDGIESLNEIVIILASNRADLIDPAILRPGRIDRKIKVNRPDRESAREIYKIYLTEDLPYDPALVAKSGDVSAAIQQLVDKTVDTQFNRREDNKFLEVTLRSGKKDVLYRGDLVSGAIIASIVERAKELTIKRAIGSSQEEGISESDMLVALATEYANNDIFPPTDIVEDWLKLIDYDSENVVRVLPVRAGAKSASISDVI